One Leptospira meyeri genomic region harbors:
- a CDS encoding PAS domain-containing sensor histidine kinase has product MFQTNYDDILSNIPDLICELDSFDKIRYANSFHKHRLGYEAHEILGRSVEDFFHPEDRNELLTKMSYLQTPGSETKGIWRIAHKNGHFLTFECRGKLQQDSDGNKRILVVARDITEELGIEFKLHTKPTHQNTTDLHYQSFFELRMSQFEFSQLKFAFDEHAVITITDRNGNITYANDRFCEISMYSRDELIGNNHRLLNSGFHSSEFFERMYHMIQNGYVWKGEIRNRTKTGSIYWVSTTIVPLRSIDGSINRFVALHTLITRTIESEERVTQLLQEKELLLQEVHHRIKNNLFSVFSLLKMQSNFSHDSHLKEQFDEAAGRLRSMMALYDRLYRSQNPNEIDLKEYIPNLVGQILSTYPKMIRFDFISDEPIIVKPDIANNLGIILNELICNSVKHSFQMAEVGKIVVQIQKKDFKIHFLYSDDGEALPENYSLENSESGFGIKLMNLLVQQLKGKVNVKPGQSVQFDLSFPIR; this is encoded by the coding sequence ATGTTTCAAACTAATTACGATGATATACTTTCGAACATCCCAGATTTAATTTGCGAATTAGATTCATTCGATAAAATTCGATATGCCAATTCATTTCACAAACATAGGTTAGGTTATGAGGCACATGAGATATTAGGTCGTTCGGTAGAAGATTTTTTTCATCCAGAAGATCGTAATGAGTTACTCACCAAAATGTCTTATTTGCAAACCCCTGGATCGGAAACCAAAGGGATTTGGCGAATTGCACATAAAAATGGACATTTTTTGACTTTTGAGTGTAGGGGAAAACTACAACAAGATTCAGATGGAAACAAACGAATCTTAGTTGTTGCAAGGGACATTACGGAAGAACTTGGGATTGAATTTAAACTACACACCAAACCTACCCACCAAAACACAACGGATTTACATTACCAAAGTTTTTTTGAATTGAGAATGTCACAGTTTGAGTTTTCACAATTAAAATTTGCTTTTGATGAACATGCAGTGATAACAATTACCGATCGAAACGGCAATATCACCTATGCAAATGATCGATTTTGCGAAATTTCAATGTATTCAAGAGATGAGTTAATCGGAAATAACCACCGTTTGTTGAATTCTGGATTTCATTCATCCGAATTTTTTGAACGTATGTATCATATGATTCAAAATGGATATGTTTGGAAGGGAGAGATTCGGAATCGAACAAAAACAGGTTCTATATATTGGGTCAGTACAACCATTGTTCCCTTGCGATCCATTGATGGAAGTATCAATCGATTCGTTGCATTACATACTTTAATTACAAGAACTATTGAATCTGAAGAAAGGGTGACTCAATTATTGCAGGAAAAGGAGTTACTTTTGCAAGAGGTTCACCATCGAATCAAAAATAATCTTTTTTCTGTTTTTAGTCTTTTGAAAATGCAGTCCAATTTTTCTCATGATTCTCATTTAAAAGAACAATTTGATGAAGCGGCCGGTCGTTTGCGAAGTATGATGGCCTTATATGATCGGTTGTATCGATCGCAGAATCCAAATGAAATTGATCTAAAAGAATACATACCAAATTTAGTCGGACAAATTTTATCAACTTATCCTAAGATGATTCGTTTTGATTTTATTTCAGATGAACCTATCATTGTGAAGCCAGACATTGCCAACAATTTAGGTATTATTTTAAACGAATTAATTTGTAATTCTGTTAAACATTCCTTTCAGATGGCGGAAGTTGGAAAAATTGTTGTCCAGATTCAGAAAAAAGATTTCAAAATTCATTTTCTTTATAGTGATGATGGGGAAGCGTTACCAGAAAATTATTCGTTAGAAAATTCAGAATCTGGATTTGGGATCAAACTTATGAATTTACTGGTTCAACAATTGAAAGGAAAAGTAAATGTTAAACCAGGTCAAAGTGTTCAGTTTGATTTATCTTTTCCTATTCGTTAG
- a CDS encoding heavy metal translocating P-type ATPase translates to METQNNTTERTLDLFGMTCANCALRIEKGLAKMDGVSDVRVNFARESVFLRTSDSVTVDSLLKKVESLGYSALVHDANRQSETEKKQKDQTRNLKIRFLLSLVLSLPLFYGMVTHFSFLNFMPMPHFLMDRFVQMVIAFPVQFLIGFPFYRSAYRALRNGSANMDVLVVIGTSAAYGYSIFGNDLYFETSAVLITFILGGKWIEHYAKGKSSDGINALLKLRPETATVQSNGIWTEVPNEYLKTGDLVLVKAGERFPMDGIVTEGVSFADESMLTGESMPVEKKIGDSILSGTVNGNGSLVVKATKVGNDTTLSHIIRSVEESLGTKAPIQRIADQISAFFVPIVISISVVDFFVWYFVLTSGDVTSAIETSIAILVIACPCALGLATPISLLVGTGRAAKHGVLFRSAEALESVSKINWIGFDKTGTLTEGKPKVTEMIHSGFRISEIDQILLGIVKMEQTSDHPLAKAIVGFGKEKNLYQNSEPIVSTKTFPGGGIQSEQNGNTFFAGKRTFVEENGFSVPDFINESIKVWLEDGSSLVFVGIRGNAEGMVVFRVEDGLREDAKSAIATLKSMGVEPVLLTGDHPNSANKVAKLVGISAVYAGLLPEEKAKIIKTFKTEKIHSAMVGDGINDAPALASADVGIAMGTGSDVAIQTADVVLVNGDIQRIVDLITIGKDTVTNIRQNFGWALGYNLLGIPIAASGLLLPWVSGAAMAFSSLSVVFNALRMSRWK, encoded by the coding sequence TTGGAAACGCAAAATAATACCACCGAACGAACATTAGATCTTTTTGGTATGACCTGCGCAAATTGTGCCCTTCGCATTGAGAAGGGCCTTGCTAAAATGGATGGGGTTTCTGACGTTCGAGTCAACTTTGCACGTGAATCTGTTTTTTTGCGAACTTCTGATTCCGTAACTGTAGATTCTTTATTAAAAAAAGTAGAATCGCTTGGATATTCCGCACTGGTTCACGATGCGAACCGACAATCAGAAACTGAAAAAAAGCAAAAGGATCAAACTCGCAATTTGAAAATTCGTTTTCTTTTGTCTTTGGTTCTTTCTTTACCATTGTTTTATGGAATGGTTACCCACTTTAGTTTTTTAAATTTTATGCCAATGCCACATTTTTTAATGGACCGGTTTGTCCAAATGGTCATTGCATTCCCAGTTCAGTTTCTAATTGGATTTCCGTTTTACAGGTCTGCTTATCGCGCACTAAGGAATGGATCTGCCAATATGGATGTCCTTGTTGTCATTGGAACAAGTGCAGCCTATGGTTATAGTATATTCGGTAATGATTTATACTTTGAAACCTCAGCTGTTCTTATCACTTTTATTCTTGGTGGTAAATGGATCGAACATTATGCCAAAGGAAAAAGTAGCGATGGGATCAATGCGTTACTAAAACTTCGCCCAGAAACTGCCACTGTACAATCCAATGGAATATGGACTGAGGTTCCTAATGAATATTTAAAAACAGGGGATCTTGTGTTGGTAAAGGCAGGAGAACGATTCCCAATGGATGGAATTGTTACAGAAGGAGTGAGTTTTGCCGATGAATCAATGTTAACTGGCGAAAGTATGCCGGTAGAGAAAAAAATCGGTGATTCGATTCTGAGTGGTACAGTTAACGGGAACGGTTCGCTTGTAGTCAAAGCAACTAAAGTAGGGAATGACACAACACTTTCACATATCATTCGTTCGGTGGAAGAGTCACTCGGTACCAAGGCACCCATCCAAAGGATTGCCGATCAGATTTCTGCTTTTTTTGTTCCTATTGTAATTTCGATTAGTGTGGTTGATTTTTTTGTTTGGTATTTCGTTTTAACATCAGGTGATGTTACATCGGCAATCGAAACAAGCATTGCCATTCTTGTGATTGCATGCCCTTGTGCCTTGGGACTTGCTACGCCAATCTCTTTACTTGTGGGTACAGGAAGAGCGGCCAAACATGGAGTATTGTTTCGGAGCGCAGAAGCTTTGGAATCTGTTTCAAAAATCAATTGGATTGGTTTCGATAAAACAGGAACTTTGACAGAAGGAAAACCTAAAGTCACTGAAATGATCCATTCTGGTTTTCGTATTTCGGAAATAGACCAAATCCTACTAGGCATTGTCAAGATGGAACAAACTTCTGACCATCCTCTGGCAAAGGCCATTGTTGGATTTGGAAAGGAAAAAAATCTGTATCAAAATTCAGAGCCTATTGTTTCTACCAAAACATTTCCTGGTGGAGGAATCCAGTCGGAACAAAATGGAAATACTTTTTTTGCCGGCAAACGGACGTTTGTTGAGGAAAACGGATTTTCCGTACCTGATTTTATTAATGAGTCGATCAAAGTTTGGTTAGAAGATGGATCTAGTTTGGTATTTGTTGGCATTCGAGGAAATGCAGAAGGAATGGTTGTATTTCGAGTTGAAGACGGTTTGCGTGAAGATGCGAAGAGTGCAATTGCTACCTTAAAATCTATGGGAGTTGAACCTGTCCTTTTGACTGGGGATCATCCAAATTCTGCAAACAAAGTTGCTAAGTTAGTGGGGATATCGGCTGTGTATGCCGGTTTACTTCCTGAGGAAAAAGCAAAAATCATCAAAACCTTCAAAACAGAAAAGATCCATTCGGCGATGGTTGGAGATGGAATCAATGATGCCCCGGCACTTGCTTCCGCTGATGTGGGAATCGCTATGGGAACTGGATCTGATGTTGCGATTCAAACTGCCGATGTGGTACTGGTGAACGGAGACATCCAAAGAATTGTGGATCTCATCACTATTGGTAAAGATACAGTCACCAATATTCGACAAAATTTTGGTTGGGCTCTTGGATATAATTTATTAGGAATTCCCATCGCTGCTTCGGGACTTCTTCTTCCTTGGGTGAGTGGTGCAGCAATGGCATTCAGTTCATTATCTGTTGTTTTTAATGCACTTCGAATGAGTCGTTGGAAATAA
- a CDS encoding response regulator: protein MREKRILLAEDELVSATYLKDSLSALGYKVTLATDGKQALEFYLENPFPVVITDYEMPGLNGAELIQELKSEEIEPVIFMFTSHSNPKLIVNVMKLGIYDYLVKPLEEHELSIKLKRAFEFYEMKRTETITKRERQLRLEGHLEWIQWKEKMAGGEFNRLNQNLFESLKNSFCQGAGFGALVTLLKLVSDTTVKEGEHYKIESDVMELIQINTGMAEKALKMFSDIDLMVSSPMEFEEITCAELYEQFLLWTEDLKPILALKNQQIVMGDIKQNHLKYKISYNKFSLQNSFKEIITNACKFSRADTNITIVTNVEYNWFKCVIYNQPIPNADGTYGVPLQFENLIFEPFYRLSKNVFDVYGTLDFGLGLSYVDSCFKKHEGKLSVHNIVDHSEWSDSPITKVAFQFSLPVIKN, encoded by the coding sequence GTGCGCGAAAAAAGAATTCTATTAGCTGAAGATGAATTGGTTTCGGCAACCTATTTAAAGGACAGTTTGTCCGCATTGGGTTATAAGGTTACCCTTGCCACTGACGGAAAACAAGCCTTAGAATTCTATTTAGAAAATCCCTTTCCTGTCGTCATTACTGACTATGAAATGCCTGGTTTAAATGGTGCTGAGTTGATTCAGGAATTGAAATCAGAAGAGATTGAACCTGTGATATTTATGTTCACTTCTCATAGTAATCCTAAGTTGATTGTGAACGTGATGAAGTTGGGAATTTATGATTATCTAGTCAAACCATTGGAAGAACACGAACTCTCCATAAAGTTAAAGCGAGCATTTGAATTTTATGAAATGAAAAGAACGGAAACAATTACTAAGAGAGAACGTCAACTTCGTTTGGAAGGTCATTTAGAATGGATCCAGTGGAAAGAAAAAATGGCTGGAGGTGAATTCAATCGACTAAACCAAAATTTATTTGAAAGTTTAAAAAACAGTTTTTGTCAAGGCGCAGGATTTGGAGCTTTGGTTACGCTTCTGAAATTAGTTTCTGATACAACGGTGAAAGAAGGAGAACATTATAAAATAGAATCAGACGTAATGGAGTTAATTCAAATTAATACGGGAATGGCAGAAAAAGCTCTAAAGATGTTTTCTGATATCGATTTAATGGTATCTAGTCCCATGGAGTTTGAAGAAATTACTTGTGCTGAGCTTTACGAACAATTTCTTCTATGGACTGAAGATTTAAAGCCGATATTGGCCTTAAAAAACCAACAGATTGTGATGGGAGATATTAAACAGAACCATTTAAAATATAAAATATCTTATAATAAATTTTCTCTACAGAACTCCTTCAAAGAAATTATTACGAATGCATGTAAGTTTTCACGTGCTGATACTAACATCACAATTGTAACGAATGTTGAATACAATTGGTTTAAATGTGTAATTTATAACCAACCTATACCTAATGCAGATGGAACGTATGGAGTTCCGCTACAATTTGAAAATCTAATTTTTGAACCATTCTATCGTTTATCCAAAAATGTTTTTGATGTTTATGGAACTCTGGATTTTGGATTGGGGCTTAGTTATGTGGATTCATGTTTCAAAAAACATGAAGGAAAATTGTCTGTCCATAATATCGTAGACCATTCTGAATGGAGTGATAGTCCTATTACGAAAGTGGCGTTTCAGTTTTCATTACCCGTAATAAAAAACTAA
- a CDS encoding heavy-metal-associated domain-containing protein, with product MVNYEIEGMTCGHCKKTVEKVFAENGKEATANLDSKIVTVKESLTEAEFNLLRERLDEDGYSLGNAK from the coding sequence ATGGTTAATTATGAAATCGAAGGAATGACTTGCGGACATTGTAAAAAAACTGTAGAGAAAGTGTTTGCAGAGAATGGAAAGGAAGCAACTGCAAATTTAGATTCAAAAATTGTAACTGTGAAAGAATCTTTAACGGAAGCGGAGTTTAATTTACTACGCGAACGTTTAGATGAGGATGGATATTCTCTTGGAAACGCAAAATAA
- a CDS encoding LA_3751/LA_3752 family putative glycosyltransferase, which yields MDQSKKAIGFFVSLGILVLGYLLVTTKQIEAFSDFALLEWQIKLALQGKFYLPYDSLLQDPNFQFFPLPDLFFHVHKGFVYSTFPNFYPIFSAPFYAINEQVGIRFAQFILFFLSIYIFYQIKKDKIATILLLFGSSISLYIFLIHDTILFFFLEISILFLFHRRWTVFPGILSICLVWMRPEMVFSIFLILIFFSKEKNWKKIIITFIVTGFVFSIVNKLTLGTFFPLRLVKSPKFNFNADTSLFLFKILLEQIPIFILFIFYLSKAIIRKKKLYQYISLILITFLLVLISPNTGGHNTPRYFYGLFPLYILLFRDNGNETTNTKLTNTWGVLCFILALYQINLLFQKSKELTKISKYQTNTVQMIRKIKDKVLVFNNSDFSFVNLPALETLPNSEAQKELLLLRPNFSKKTFIQILSAKNVDSFVFLELPPSPIPLGLIVSNPNNRKLGEYKKGIQYQLPNALLPIQITEYKRQ from the coding sequence ATGGATCAATCAAAAAAAGCAATAGGTTTCTTTGTTAGTTTGGGAATTTTGGTTTTAGGGTATTTGTTGGTCACAACAAAACAAATCGAAGCTTTTTCTGATTTTGCACTTTTGGAATGGCAAATCAAATTGGCACTACAAGGTAAATTTTATTTACCTTATGATTCCTTATTGCAAGATCCAAACTTTCAATTTTTTCCTTTACCTGATCTTTTTTTTCATGTACACAAAGGCTTTGTTTACTCCACTTTTCCAAATTTTTATCCTATTTTTTCTGCACCATTTTATGCAATCAATGAACAAGTTGGAATTAGATTCGCACAATTCATTTTATTCTTTTTATCAATTTATATTTTTTATCAAATTAAAAAAGATAAAATCGCCACAATACTTTTGTTGTTTGGATCATCAATTTCTCTCTATATTTTTTTGATTCATGATACGATCTTATTTTTCTTTTTAGAAATTTCCATATTATTCCTGTTTCATCGCAGATGGACTGTATTTCCAGGAATTCTATCCATCTGTTTAGTTTGGATGCGACCCGAAATGGTTTTCTCCATTTTTTTGATCCTCATTTTTTTCTCTAAAGAGAAAAATTGGAAAAAAATTATCATTACATTTATTGTTACCGGATTTGTTTTTTCGATTGTTAACAAATTAACATTAGGAACTTTCTTTCCCCTTCGCCTTGTAAAGAGTCCAAAATTTAATTTCAACGCAGACACAAGTTTATTTTTATTTAAAATTTTGTTAGAACAAATTCCAATTTTTATTTTATTTATTTTTTATTTGTCAAAGGCAATCATTCGGAAAAAAAAATTATACCAATATATCTCGTTAATTCTCATAACTTTTTTATTGGTCCTCATTTCACCCAATACAGGAGGGCATAATACACCGCGGTATTTTTATGGGCTCTTTCCTTTGTATATTCTATTATTCAGAGACAATGGGAATGAAACAACAAATACTAAACTCACAAATACTTGGGGAGTTCTTTGTTTCATCCTAGCATTGTATCAAATCAATCTGCTTTTCCAGAAATCAAAAGAACTTACAAAAATCTCTAAATACCAAACAAACACGGTTCAAATGATTAGAAAAATAAAAGATAAGGTTTTGGTTTTTAATAATTCCGATTTTTCTTTTGTAAATTTACCTGCATTAGAGACTCTACCAAATTCGGAGGCACAAAAAGAACTTTTGTTACTCAGGCCAAACTTCAGTAAAAAAACATTCATACAAATTTTATCTGCCAAAAATGTGGACTCATTTGTTTTTTTAGAACTTCCACCTTCACCAATCCCACTCGGTCTAATTGTATCGAACCCAAACAATAGAAAGCTGGGAGAATATAAAAAGGGAATTCAATATCAATTGCCAAATGCCTTACTCCCCATTCAAATAACGGAATACAAACGCCAATGA
- the cueR gene encoding Cu(I)-responsive transcriptional regulator, translating to MNIGELSKKSGVSAKLIRHYEGIGLIPEAGRTENGYRSYSKDDVHYLRFIKRSRELAFPLEDIKSLLGLWKNKSRSSKQVKLLAEKHLHDLDLKLKQLKDMSDTLKNLVKHCHGDHRPDCPILKNLEQT from the coding sequence ATGAACATTGGAGAACTTTCTAAGAAATCGGGAGTCAGCGCAAAACTTATTCGCCATTACGAAGGAATTGGTCTCATTCCAGAAGCTGGTAGGACAGAGAATGGTTACAGATCCTATTCAAAAGATGACGTCCACTACTTACGTTTTATCAAAAGATCGAGAGAACTTGCTTTTCCTTTGGAAGATATAAAAAGTTTACTTGGGCTTTGGAAAAACAAGTCCCGAAGTAGCAAACAGGTAAAGTTACTGGCAGAAAAACATTTACATGATTTAGATTTAAAATTAAAACAACTAAAGGATATGTCAGATACTTTAAAAAACCTCGTTAAACATTGCCATGGTGACCATAGACCGGACTGCCCCATTTTAAAAAACTTGGAACAAACCTGA
- a CDS encoding SGNH/GDSL hydrolase family protein — MKKDIRKATFLSKGIKLTFYAFVFFCGSLFVTRTFDSFGFLEFSYGHYHFPINRKIPYFRQGEREFGQIDEFGVRIGSKKSNFKCGYLLLGDSQTFGSGIFWKDTFSEILNRETNCQWTNLGIPGFTLENELSMYQKVSAFLKEKTVYLFVYGNDIYETGDTPDYLHFVNHQKWYLHLSSFFFPKSTRLYFKKKYFESIQKRMEDELERVAKLPYFPFAQKSKKNEVVDFLPLKTLFQISPTYLSSSLDTKSFAKINFERWSQIFFQLKDQIEKDGKQLRVVYLPLEVEYDRTRYEIYKNIGFKMNVSWLESDSELVLDLIQITKENHIPFIDLRNFMRYRTDLLQKGDIHINEAATRMIAEVLKKDL; from the coding sequence ATGAAAAAAGATATTCGCAAAGCCACTTTTCTTTCTAAAGGCATAAAATTGACTTTTTATGCCTTTGTTTTCTTTTGTGGGTCGTTGTTTGTGACAAGAACTTTTGATTCCTTCGGATTTTTGGAATTTTCTTATGGCCATTACCATTTCCCTATCAATAGAAAAATCCCTTATTTTCGGCAAGGTGAAAGAGAATTTGGGCAAATCGATGAATTTGGGGTTCGAATCGGAAGTAAAAAAAGTAACTTTAAATGCGGTTATTTGTTATTAGGTGATTCGCAAACATTTGGTTCAGGTATTTTTTGGAAGGATACTTTTTCTGAAATATTAAATCGAGAGACAAACTGCCAATGGACCAATCTTGGAATTCCCGGGTTTACGTTGGAAAACGAATTGTCAATGTATCAAAAGGTAAGTGCTTTTTTAAAAGAGAAAACTGTATATTTGTTTGTGTATGGAAATGATATTTATGAAACAGGGGATACTCCTGACTATTTACATTTTGTAAATCATCAAAAATGGTACCTTCACCTTTCTTCATTTTTTTTTCCAAAATCAACTCGTTTGTATTTTAAAAAAAAATATTTTGAATCCATTCAAAAACGAATGGAAGATGAGTTGGAAAGAGTCGCAAAACTTCCTTATTTTCCTTTTGCTCAAAAGTCAAAAAAAAATGAGGTCGTTGATTTTCTTCCTCTGAAAACACTATTCCAAATTAGTCCCACTTACCTTTCAAGTTCTCTTGATACAAAGTCATTTGCAAAAATAAATTTTGAACGATGGAGTCAGATTTTTTTCCAATTGAAAGATCAAATAGAAAAAGACGGCAAACAATTAAGGGTAGTTTATCTTCCATTGGAAGTTGAATATGATAGAACTCGGTATGAAATTTATAAGAACATAGGATTTAAAATGAATGTTAGCTGGTTGGAATCTGATTCTGAGTTGGTTTTGGATTTGATCCAGATAACCAAAGAAAACCATATTCCGTTTATCGATTTGCGAAACTTTATGAGATACAGAACGGATTTGCTGCAAAAGGGCGATATTCATATCAATGAAGCGGCTACTAGAATGATTGCCGAAGTTCTCAAAAAAGATTTATAA
- a CDS encoding STAS domain-containing protein has protein sequence MAIVIEIKNNDLSFDGLSGFRERIMSTIHNTREDVVLDFTEISMSLDSATIGELMKFHSALESQQLQLQIRGVNKLIRTVFRLNKLDTILHLID, from the coding sequence TTGGCAATTGTAATCGAAATCAAGAACAATGATCTTTCTTTTGATGGTCTCAGCGGATTCCGTGAAAGAATTATGTCTACCATTCACAACACGAGGGAAGATGTGGTTTTGGACTTTACGGAGATTTCCATGTCTTTGGATAGTGCGACCATTGGCGAATTGATGAAATTTCATTCTGCACTGGAATCCCAACAGCTACAATTGCAAATCCGAGGTGTTAATAAACTCATCCGCACTGTTTTTCGATTGAACAAACTCGACACGATCCTTCACCTAATCGACTGA